CAGAAGTCCGGGCCTCGTGGATGGGCCGGTGGACGCCGCACGGAGCGCTGCCCTGCCGCGCTCCGCCCGGCCGCCCTCCGCTCCCCGAAGGCCCAGAGCCGAGCGAGGGAGTGCACCACGTGACCATCGCGCCAGCCGATCCGGTTACAGCGGCCGAATCAACGGGAACCACGAGCGACGGACCGGGAACCGTGCTGCTGCGGACCCTGACCGACCTCACCGCCGATCTGCCCGACACCGACCCCGGACGCGTCGCCGCCGCCGCGCTGCGCGGCCGCAACGCCCGGTCGGACGAGGCGGAGCTGCGCTCGCTGGCCACCGAGGCCGCCGCGGGACTGATCTCCGAGGACCCCGCCTACTCCCGGCTCGCCGCCCGCCTCCTCACCCGCACCATCGCGGACGAGGCGGCCGGGCAGGGCGCGACATCGTTTTCCGCGTCGGTCGCCGTCGGGCACCGCGAGGGCCTGATCGCGGACCGCACCGCCGAGTTCGTGACGCTCCACGCGGCCGCGCTCGACGCACTGGTGGCGCGGTCGCTCGCCGACGGCGCCGACGACCGCTTCGGCTACTTCGGCCTGCGCACCCTGCACAGCCGCTACCTGCTGCGCCACCCGATCACCCGCCAGGTCATCGAGACGCCGCAGCACTTCATGCTGCGCGTCGCCTCCGGGCTGGCCGAGGACACCTCCGACCGCGCCCTGGACGAGGTCGCCGCGCTGTACGGGCTGATGAGCCGGCTGGACTACCTGCCCTCCTCCCCCACGCTCTTCAACTCCGGCACCCGTCACCCGCAGATGTCCTCCTGCTACCTGCTGGACTCGCCGCTGGACGAGCTGGACTCGATCTACGACCGCTACCACCAGGTGGCGCGCCTCTCCAAGCACGCGGGCGGCATCGGCCTCTCGTACTCCCGCATCCGCGCCCGCGGTTCACTGATCCGCGGCACCAACGGGCACTCCAACGGCATCGTGCCGTTCCTGAAGACGCTCGACGCCTCCGTCGCCGCGGTCAACCAGGGCGGCCGGCGCAAGGGCGCCGCCGCCGTCTACCTGGAGACGTGGCACGCGGACATCGAGGAGTTCCTGGAGCTGCGCGACAACACGGGCGAGGACCAGCGGCGTACGCACAACCTCAACCTGGCGCACTGGATCCCCGACGAGTTCATGCGCCGGGTCGACACGGACGGCACCTGGTCGCTGTTCTCCCCAGCCGATGTGCCCGAGCTGGTCGACCTGTGGGGCGACGAGTTCGACGCCGTCTACCGCGCGGCCGAGGCCAAGGGCCTGGCGCGCAAGACCATGCCGGCCCGTGAGCTCTACGGCCGGATGATGCGGACGCTGGCCCAGACCGGCCAGGGCTGGATGACGTTCAAGGACGCCTCCAACCGGACCGCGAACCAGACCGCCGAACCGGGCCGCGTCGTGCACTCCTCGAACCTGTGCACCGAGATCCTCGAAGTCACCGACGACGGCGAGACGGCCGTCTGCAACCTCGGTTCGGTCAACCTCG
This genomic interval from Streptomyces sp. NBC_00464 contains the following:
- a CDS encoding ribonucleoside-diphosphate reductase subunit alpha; the protein is MTIAPADPVTAAESTGTTSDGPGTVLLRTLTDLTADLPDTDPGRVAAAALRGRNARSDEAELRSLATEAAAGLISEDPAYSRLAARLLTRTIADEAAGQGATSFSASVAVGHREGLIADRTAEFVTLHAAALDALVARSLADGADDRFGYFGLRTLHSRYLLRHPITRQVIETPQHFMLRVASGLAEDTSDRALDEVAALYGLMSRLDYLPSSPTLFNSGTRHPQMSSCYLLDSPLDELDSIYDRYHQVARLSKHAGGIGLSYSRIRARGSLIRGTNGHSNGIVPFLKTLDASVAAVNQGGRRKGAAAVYLETWHADIEEFLELRDNTGEDQRRTHNLNLAHWIPDEFMRRVDTDGTWSLFSPADVPELVDLWGDEFDAVYRAAEAKGLARKTMPARELYGRMMRTLAQTGQGWMTFKDASNRTANQTAEPGRVVHSSNLCTEILEVTDDGETAVCNLGSVNLGAFVADGTIDWERLDATVRTAVTFLDRVVDINFYPTEQAGRSNARWRPVGLGAMGLQDVFFQLRLPFDSPQARALSTKISERIMLAAYEASCDLAERSGPLPAWSETRAARGVLHPDHYDTELNWPERWDALRARVAKTGMRNSLLLAIAPTATIASIAGVYECIEPQVSNLFKRETLSGEFLQVNAYLVDELKKLGVWDARTREALREASGSVQGFAWIPEEVRALYRTAWEIPQRGLIDMAAARTPFLDQSQSLNLFLETPTIGKLSSMYAYAWKQGLKTTYYLRSRPATRIARAASSVTSIPTQQLESTTDAVACSLENPESCEACQ